From Halotia branconii CENA392, the proteins below share one genomic window:
- a CDS encoding helix-turn-helix domain-containing protein produces MVGVTKVEIKESVQQLHELLVKQKTASSRERVQALYLLKMGQVRTVQDAAFVVGRERVTVQRWLKTYTESGINGLLSTKKSPGRPPIIDGSTKEQLLKELEQPFGFKSYEEIRTWLKAVQGVRASYKVVHDTVRYRMKAKLKVPRAVGIKHNEEAELEFKKNCHNT; encoded by the coding sequence ATGGTTGGAGTCACCAAAGTCGAAATAAAAGAATCAGTCCAACAGTTGCATGAACTGCTCGTCAAACAGAAAACAGCATCAAGCCGTGAACGAGTTCAAGCTTTGTATTTACTGAAAATGGGGCAAGTAAGAACGGTACAGGATGCAGCTTTTGTCGTAGGCAGAGAAAGAGTGACAGTGCAAAGATGGTTAAAAACATATACAGAGTCGGGAATAAACGGTCTATTGTCAACAAAAAAAAGTCCAGGGCGACCGCCAATTATTGATGGTTCGACCAAAGAACAACTTTTAAAAGAACTTGAACAGCCATTTGGATTTAAAAGCTATGAAGAAATCCGAACATGGTTGAAAGCGGTTCAAGGTGTGAGAGCGTCGTATAAAGTAGTACATGATACAGTACGCTATCGAATGAAAGCGAAGTTAAAAGTACCAAGAGCAGTAGGGATAAAACACAATGAAGAAGCAGAATTAGAATTTAAAAAAAACTGCCACAATACCTAG
- a CDS encoding IS630 family transposase: MRYWCGDESRVGLKTELGRLITLCGIKPIGIMQWKRENFYLYGLVEPLTGEYYIWEFSHLNTACFNIFLEQFAATYPEDIHILQLDNGAFHLSQTLKIPENIILLFQPPHTPQVNPIERLWEEVKRNLSWECFANLDELRTVIWQRLEELNTSIVANITGWGFILDALFVSGFS; encoded by the coding sequence ATTAGATACTGGTGTGGTGATGAAAGCCGTGTAGGATTAAAAACAGAATTAGGAAGACTGATCACGCTTTGTGGCATTAAACCTATTGGCATCATGCAATGGAAACGAGAAAATTTCTATTTATATGGTTTAGTAGAGCCGTTAACTGGTGAGTATTATATTTGGGAATTCTCTCATCTCAACACAGCTTGCTTCAATATCTTTTTAGAACAGTTTGCAGCTACGTATCCGGAAGATATACACATACTTCAATTAGACAATGGTGCTTTTCATTTAAGCCAGACTCTTAAAATTCCAGAAAATATTATTTTATTATTTCAACCTCCACATACTCCCCAAGTCAATCCCATTGAACGTTTATGGGAAGAAGTAAAAAGGAATTTAAGTTGGGAATGCTTTGCTAATTTGGACGAGTTAAGAACAGTTATTTGGCAACGTCTTGAGGAATTAAACACATCAATTGTTGCGAATATTACAGGTTGGGGTTTTATTCTGGATGCTTTATTTGTATCAGGCTTTTCGTGA
- a CDS encoding DUF433 domain-containing protein gives MQNRINIHPDICNGRPVIANTRITVQTVMEFLGAGDSIEEILEEYPSLKREDIYACMQFAAKLMANHYEVRKIA, from the coding sequence ATGCAAAATCGAATAAATATTCATCCAGATATTTGTAATGGACGGCCTGTTATTGCTAACACTCGAATTACTGTGCAAACGGTTATGGAATTTTTAGGTGCAGGTGATTCCATAGAAGAAATCCTGGAAGAGTATCCCTCTCTAAAACGAGAAGATATTTATGCTTGTATGCAATTTGCGGCAAAGTTAATGGCAAATCACTACGAAGTTAGAAAAATTGCATGA
- a CDS encoding DUF5615 family PIN-like protein, producing the protein MNGFLFDENLPSKIQFTPSFSIIHVSILGDSPSDTQIWQYAKEKDLVIVTKDADFSDRLMLYLSPPKVVHLRFGNLRKSEFHSFLARVWPQIEDLVIDNKLINVYLDQIEAFK; encoded by the coding sequence ATGAATGGATTTTTATTTGATGAAAATCTACCTTCTAAAATCCAATTTACGCCATCTTTTTCCATCATCCATGTTTCAATATTAGGTGATAGTCCGAGTGATACTCAGATATGGCAGTATGCAAAAGAGAAAGATTTGGTGATTGTTACCAAAGATGCAGATTTTTCGGATCGATTGATGCTTTATTTGTCCCCACCAAAAGTAGTGCATCTACGCTTTGGAAATCTGCGAAAAAGTGAATTTCACTCGTTTCTAGCCCGTGTTTGGCCACAAATTGAAGATTTAGTTATTGATAATAAGCTAATTAATGTTTATCTAGACCAGATCGAAGCATTCAAATAG
- a CDS encoding 3-keto-5-aminohexanoate cleavage protein: protein MNNELPLIIECRCNDSDYRKDNPNCPYSPQEIVQEAVRAWEAGASIFHWHGRDPVNGDWISDVEVYLEAIQGIREKTDLIINPTLNYVTKQSQVSDRVKHILAAKNDPALGIDMVPLEFGSLNIDFWNPQTKQFQTSDQVHISSRAYMQEVLKILKENNIFVSTVCWDVGQIRTARCFQEMGLLSQNTFWEFVFTGEIMPSGILPTLPNLQAVVDSIPVGKPWLVMCWNGDVMHLAAWAITLGGHVGIGLGDYAYNRFGQPHNGELVDKVAKMAHTLGREVATPAQTREILKMPPRVSLPEKLGVTAK from the coding sequence ATGAACAACGAATTACCACTAATTATTGAGTGTCGCTGCAACGATTCAGATTACCGCAAGGATAATCCCAATTGCCCATACAGTCCACAAGAAATCGTTCAAGAAGCTGTTCGTGCTTGGGAAGCAGGAGCCTCGATCTTTCATTGGCATGGACGCGATCCAGTTAATGGTGATTGGATTAGTGATGTAGAAGTCTATCTTGAAGCGATTCAAGGAATTCGTGAAAAGACCGATCTGATTATCAATCCTACACTGAACTACGTTACTAAACAAAGCCAAGTAAGCGATCGCGTCAAGCACATCTTAGCAGCGAAAAATGATCCAGCACTAGGAATTGATATGGTTCCTTTAGAGTTTGGCTCACTGAATATAGACTTCTGGAACCCACAGACAAAGCAATTCCAAACATCCGACCAAGTACATATTAGTTCTCGTGCTTACATGCAGGAAGTGTTGAAAATACTCAAAGAAAATAACATTTTTGTCAGTACAGTATGTTGGGATGTGGGACAAATTCGTACAGCACGATGCTTTCAAGAAATGGGACTGCTTTCACAAAATACTTTTTGGGAGTTCGTTTTTACAGGAGAAATTATGCCCAGTGGTATTCTGCCAACACTCCCCAATTTACAGGCGGTGGTAGATTCTATTCCCGTAGGCAAACCTTGGTTGGTAATGTGCTGGAATGGAGACGTGATGCATTTAGCAGCCTGGGCAATCACCCTTGGTGGACACGTCGGCATTGGGCTAGGAGATTATGCTTACAATCGTTTTGGCCAACCGCACAACGGCGAATTAGTAGACAAGGTTGCAAAGATGGCACATACGCTTGGTCGGGAAGTTGCAACGCCAGCGCAAACCCGCGAGATTTTGAAGATGCCGCCGCGAGTATCTCTGCCAGAAAAGTTAGGGGTAACTGCTAAGTAA
- a CDS encoding alpha/beta fold hydrolase: protein MSQRIKRAFLDTEDGQILYRIGGEGEPILLLHMTPRSSDEFQELMPILAAKKLVIAMDLMGLGDSDKPPRVYSVKDYAKTAIALLDELGIKKTSIFGSLTGGYIAGEMAATYPERVDKLILCNVIGFDEEEKDKIFKSYSQGYQIKEDGSHLMERWLARVSYVGTEELNHRCVLDDLKAFNSPVYPGVAVANYCLSAQERFRLIKCPTLILSGDQALEPLEKAGLAKAENQSWLQEVIPHSQRIQLEGGNLWMVNQMPEEVLKVVVDFLEK from the coding sequence ATGAGCCAACGGATTAAGCGAGCGTTTTTAGACACAGAAGATGGACAAATTCTTTACCGTATTGGTGGAGAAGGCGAACCCATACTTTTACTGCACATGACTCCTCGCAGTAGCGACGAATTTCAAGAATTGATGCCTATTTTGGCTGCCAAAAAATTAGTAATTGCAATGGATTTAATGGGATTAGGTGATTCTGACAAACCCCCCAGAGTTTATTCAGTTAAAGACTATGCTAAAACTGCGATCGCACTTTTGGACGAATTAGGCATCAAAAAGACGAGCATTTTCGGTAGTCTTACAGGAGGTTATATTGCCGGAGAAATGGCAGCAACCTATCCAGAACGAGTTGACAAACTTATTCTCTGTAATGTAATTGGGTTTGACGAAGAGGAAAAAGACAAGATTTTCAAGAGTTATTCTCAAGGGTATCAAATTAAAGAAGATGGCTCCCATTTAATGGAAAGATGGTTAGCTCGTGTCAGTTACGTCGGCACGGAAGAGTTAAATCATCGTTGCGTTTTGGATGATTTAAAGGCTTTTAACTCTCCTGTATATCCTGGTGTAGCTGTGGCAAACTACTGTCTTTCTGCCCAAGAAAGATTTCGCTTAATTAAATGCCCGACCCTGATTTTGTCAGGAGATCAGGCATTAGAACCATTAGAAAAAGCTGGTTTAGCCAAAGCTGAAAATCAATCTTGGCTTCAAGAAGTGATTCCTCATAGTCAAAGAATCCAACTAGAAGGTGGAAACCTTTGGATGGTTAATCAAATGCCGGAAGAAGTATTAAAAGTAGTGGTTGATTTTTTGGAAAAGTAA
- a CDS encoding quinone oxidoreductase family protein codes for MKAARIYNYGGATAVQVDEIEVLPPNPGEVRIRVGAAGMNNSDLQTTYGTYRGYGHQELPYILGQEAAGKVDAVGLGVKELVPGMRVFGRVRGAFAEMAYALASELLPLADEVSFTVAASLPIAYLTAGMALIHKANVQHGEWVLVHPGSGGVGSAAVQLAQLLGGRVIATAGNQAKVQRLIELGALQAIDYSTQDVVSQVQRITDNSGVQVALDGAGKVTFADCLGAIANNGRIVSYGTTTGMDAALPLGKLLGRNITIYGIAIWYNKDYQFSLGTLRDLVIPAVAQGKIQPTIDEIVDLEGVSGALSRMENRDLMGKIIVVP; via the coding sequence ATGAAAGCAGCACGTATTTATAACTACGGTGGTGCAACTGCTGTACAAGTAGATGAAATAGAAGTTTTGCCACCAAATCCTGGTGAAGTCAGGATTCGGGTAGGGGCTGCGGGAATGAACAATTCTGACTTGCAGACAACCTATGGAACTTATCGCGGATATGGTCATCAAGAACTACCTTATATTCTGGGACAGGAAGCAGCTGGTAAGGTTGATGCTGTAGGGTTAGGAGTTAAGGAATTAGTACCCGGAATGCGTGTTTTTGGACGTGTGAGAGGTGCTTTTGCAGAAATGGCGTATGCTTTAGCAAGTGAATTGTTACCTCTAGCAGATGAAGTGTCATTTACAGTAGCCGCCAGTTTGCCTATTGCCTATCTAACTGCTGGGATGGCACTGATTCACAAAGCCAATGTCCAGCATGGAGAGTGGGTTTTGGTACATCCAGGTAGTGGTGGCGTTGGCAGCGCCGCAGTTCAACTGGCTCAGCTGCTAGGCGGGCGAGTGATTGCTACTGCGGGGAATCAGGCAAAGGTACAGCGGTTAATTGAGTTGGGTGCATTACAGGCAATTGATTATAGTACTCAAGACGTAGTTTCCCAGGTGCAAAGAATTACTGACAATTCAGGGGTACAAGTGGCACTCGATGGTGCGGGGAAAGTCACCTTTGCTGATTGTTTAGGAGCGATCGCTAATAATGGTCGCATTGTCAGCTATGGTACTACTACGGGCATGGATGCTGCTCTGCCCTTGGGAAAATTGCTAGGACGCAATATTACAATTTACGGCATTGCTATTTGGTATAACAAAGATTATCAATTCAGTTTGGGAACACTCAGGGATTTGGTAATTCCAGCAGTTGCTCAAGGAAAGATCCAGCCCACAATTGATGAGATAGTTGATTTAGAAGGGGTGTCTGGGGCATTGAGCAGAATGGAAAACCGCGATTTAATGGGGAAAATTATTGTGGTTCCGTAA
- a CDS encoding amidohydrolase family protein yields the protein MSETPLLDQIIKNVQVVRPHQDIVETLDLGIKDGKFAQIAPNISPDNSQEVFDAQNLLGFPGVVDAHMHIGIYQPLDKDAVTESKAAAMGGVTTSLNYIRTGQYYLNKGGAYQDFFPEVLALSQGNFFVDYGYHIAPIASQHIEEIPLLFAEHGIPSFKIFMFYGGYGLHGLSDQQNLFLMINKEERYDFAHFEFIMRGLSRLMAAHPQARDTISLSLHCEVAEILNAYTKIVENDSSLSGLHAYSAARPPHSEGLAICIASYLAHETNCANINLLHLSSRKAMEAALTMQTAFPHINFRREVTVGHLLLDVDTPNSTWAKVNPPIRPRADVEYLWQAVLNHQVDWIVSDHACCSAEQKRSAKDPHNIWLAKSGFGGTEYLLSGVISEGSKRGMSYNHMAKLLSWNPSQRFGLLEKGDIAVGYDADLVLVNPNESFVVRAAESESQQDYTPFEGVELTGRVKSTFLRGNLIYNNGQVLGSPTGRYLKRSHPRIKAKTDV from the coding sequence GTGTCAGAAACTCCTCTATTAGATCAAATTATCAAAAATGTGCAGGTAGTTCGTCCTCATCAAGATATTGTCGAAACACTTGATTTGGGAATTAAGGATGGGAAATTTGCCCAGATTGCCCCTAATATTAGCCCAGACAACAGCCAAGAGGTATTTGATGCCCAAAACCTGCTGGGTTTTCCTGGGGTTGTGGATGCTCACATGCACATCGGTATTTATCAACCCCTCGACAAAGATGCTGTGACTGAAAGCAAAGCAGCGGCAATGGGAGGAGTCACAACCAGCCTCAATTACATCCGTACAGGGCAGTACTATCTTAATAAAGGCGGTGCTTATCAAGATTTTTTCCCTGAAGTTTTGGCACTATCACAAGGGAATTTTTTTGTTGATTATGGCTACCACATCGCACCCATAGCTAGTCAGCATATCGAGGAAATCCCTCTACTGTTTGCAGAACACGGCATACCTTCGTTTAAAATCTTCATGTTTTATGGAGGTTATGGGTTGCACGGTTTGTCAGACCAGCAAAACCTCTTTTTGATGATTAATAAAGAGGAACGCTACGATTTTGCCCATTTTGAATTTATTATGCGCGGTCTGTCGCGTTTAATGGCAGCACATCCACAAGCGCGAGATACTATTAGCTTGAGTTTGCACTGCGAAGTTGCAGAAATTCTCAACGCCTATACCAAAATTGTGGAAAATGATTCTAGTCTGAGCGGACTACACGCTTACAGTGCAGCGCGTCCTCCTCATTCCGAAGGATTAGCAATTTGCATTGCTTCTTATTTGGCGCATGAAACTAACTGTGCAAATATCAATTTATTGCACCTGAGTTCGCGTAAAGCAATGGAAGCAGCTTTGACGATGCAGACTGCTTTTCCCCATATCAATTTTCGGCGCGAAGTGACTGTGGGACATTTACTATTAGATGTCGATACTCCTAATAGTACTTGGGCAAAAGTCAACCCCCCGATTCGCCCCCGTGCCGATGTGGAATACTTATGGCAAGCAGTACTCAACCATCAAGTTGATTGGATAGTTAGCGACCATGCTTGCTGTTCTGCCGAACAAAAACGCAGTGCGAAAGACCCGCATAATATTTGGTTAGCAAAGTCTGGTTTTGGCGGTACAGAATATTTACTTTCTGGTGTAATTAGTGAAGGTAGCAAGCGAGGAATGTCTTACAACCACATGGCAAAATTGCTATCTTGGAACCCATCGCAGCGCTTTGGTTTATTAGAAAAAGGTGATATCGCCGTTGGCTATGATGCAGACTTGGTATTAGTAAACCCTAATGAAAGTTTTGTGGTACGTGCTGCTGAGTCGGAATCGCAACAAGATTACACCCCCTTTGAAGGTGTGGAGTTAACTGGAAGAGTGAAAAGTACCTTTTTGCGGGGTAATCTGATTTACAACAATGGACAAGTTCTAGGTTCCCCAACTGGACGTTATTTGAAACGCTCTCATCCTAGAATAAAGGCAAAAACCGATGTCTGA